GCCCTCACCAATCATAGGAATTGTGACTGTTTGGGCTGGATATTTCAATAATAGCTCCGGATCCAGCCCCTTGGTTTCTTTGCCAAAGACGAACCAATCACCCGGTTGGAATTTAGGTTCGAAATAAGTACGTTTGGTTTTAGTGGTAAAGAGCCACAGGCGAGACGTATCTTCGACCTTGCTCCACCAGTCTGCGAAGGTTTCGTGACGGTGATAGGTTAGGTGCGGCCAGTAGTCGAGACCGGCACGCTTAAGATTGGTATCGTTGATCTCAAAGCCCATCTTTCCGACAATATGCAGCTCGCAGTTGGTAGCGACACAGGTTCGCCCGATGTTCCCCGTATTTTGGGGAATTTCGGGCTCGATAAGAACAATGCGGAAGAGTTTTGATGAAGCAGAACTAGGCAAGATGTCTATAAACCTCTTGGCCAAGTTTAGATAAAGCCAGACGGCGACCTTTATCAACGATCAGTTCTAGATTCATCAGTTCGCGATACAAAGTCAGGTCAATTGGGACAATCTCTCGGCCAGTCGATTTTCCCAGTCTTTGAATGTATGTGACCTGCTTTTCAGAAAGCTTGGATGTCAGAGTGGGCTGTTCTTGGATAGAACGTTTCCAGTCTCCCCCGGGAATCACAGCGGCATTCACTGGGAGTTTTAATGGATTTAAGAAATAAATCCAAGCGCGGACTGACGAAGACGCCCCCTCTGGATACACTTCAACTTCTTCTCTAGAATAAAGACTCTGGTCAGGGTTATGACGATTAAAACCGTGGAACTCATCCATGAGGCTCAAAAGCAACTCCGAGCTTTTAAGTTCCACAAGCTGTCCTGGCACCAGGTCACCGCCGGCCTTAACGATAGCCGGAAAGCCTACTTTTAAACGGTAGGCTGTCGCTTTAACGCGCGCAAGTACTGAAGATTCCAAGAAATTTTTGATCTTATTAAAGTGAACCATGCCTTCACAAAAAGATCCGTAGACGAAAAAACGTGTTGTAGTCATTATCCCCCCCGAGTACGACAACAATAAGGCTTTTCCTAAAAGAGGTCCCGTGTGTACCAAAAACCACAGGGGCTCGCAAGTCGGTTTCTAGGCACTTGTTCTTTTTTTCCAAGAAGTGACAGTTTATGTTTTGCGTTATTAGCAATTAAAAAAATTAAATGACTTTAACTGTTTTTGCATTCTTGCACAAACTTGCTATCCTCTTCACAACGTTTTTCCGAACAAAAGGTTCAATGAAAAAAATTGAGGCGATCATAAAACCCTTCAAGCTCGATGATGTCGTCGACGCACTATCAGAAGTCGGCGTAGAAGGGATCACTGTCTCAGAAGTTCGCGGGTTCGGAAGACAAAAAGGACGTACTGAAGTCTACAAAGGCGCAGAATACGTCGTCGATTTTCTACCAAAAATTAAAATTGAAGTGGTTCTGCCGGATGTCCTTGTGGACAACGCGGTGGAGGCCATTCGTAAAACGGCTCATACAGGAAAAATTGGTGACGGTAAAATATTTGTAATTCCTGTCGAGACAGCCCTTCGCATCCGCACCGGCGAAAGGGATGAACAGGCGCTTTAGATTGGTTTTTCAAATGGCTCGGAGGCCCCTATGACCCAAATGACAGGTAAAGACGTTCTGAAGTTCGCCAATGAAAAAGGCGCAAAAATGGTAGATCTCAAGTTCTGTGATATGATCGGAACTTGGCAACACTTAACCGTCCCCCTTCATCAGCTGACTGATGAAACTTTCGAAAATGGCTTCGGCTTTGACGGAAGTTCTATTCGTGGTTGGAGAGGAATCGAAGAATCTGACATGATCATCATGCCAGATCCCACAACGGCCATGATGGACCCCTTCATGCAGGTTCCCACTTTATCTATTATCTGTGATGTATGTTTACCTGAAACACTTCAACCTTATAATCGCGATCCCCGTCAGGTCGTAAAAAAAGCGATCGCTTATATGCAGTCCACGGGTATCGCGGACACGGCTTACTTCGGACCTGAAGCGGAATTTTTCATCTTTGATGATGTTCGCTACGAACAAACAAGCAATTCTGCGTTTTACATGATCGACAGTGATGAAGCCGCTTGGAACACCGGTCGCGACGAAGGCGGTCGTAACTTGGGTTATAAAGTCCGTAGCAAAGAGGGCTACTTCCCTGCTCTGCCAACTGATACGCAACAAGACCTGCGCACCGAGATCTGTCTGGAGCTTGAAAGATGCGGAATGCAGGTTGAGCGCCACCACCACGAAGTCGCTTCCGCAGGTCAGGGCGAAATCAACTTCCGCTTTGATACCGCACTGAATATGGGCGACAAAATGATGTGGTTCAAATACATCGTTAAGAACGTGGCAAAACGCTACGGCAAAACAGCGACGTTCATGCCGAAACCTGTTTTTGGCGATAACGGATCTGGAATGCACATTCACATGTCGTTGTGGAAAGATGGCAAAAATCTTTTTGCGGGCAATAAATATGCGGGCCTTTCCGAGATGGCTCTTTATTATATCGGCGGCGTTTTGAAACATGCTCCAGCACTTTGTGGTATCATCAATCCGACGACAAACTCTTATAAACGTTTGGTGCCGGGCTTCGAAGCTCCAACAAAATTAGCTTATAGCTTTAAAAACCGTTCAGCGGCGATGCGCATCCCGAACTCTGGACCGAATCCAAAAGCCCGTCGTATTGAGTTCCGCACACCAGATCCAACAGCGAACATCTATCTGGCGGAAGCCGCCATCTTGATGGCGGGTCTTGACGGTATCATCAATAAAATTCACCCCGGTGATCCTTTAGACAAAGACATTTACGGTCTTCCACCTCAGGAAGCCGCAGCCATTCCTTCTGTTCCGGGAACTTTGGAAGAAAGTTTGATGAATCTTCAGGCAAACTGCAGTTTCTTGAAAAAAGGCGATGTTTTCACTGACGACCTGATTGAAAACTGGATTCAGTACAAAATTGATAAAGAAGTGCGACCGGTCCAACAAAGACCTGTCCCTTATGAATTCCATTTGTACTATGACTGCTAATGCACCTTAGCGTAAGGACGGGGCGAGGCCACTCGCCCCACTTTACATCACCACACAATTGGTGAATAATCTTAGAAAAACAACTTAGGAAAAGACATGGCATCAGACGACGTAAGAAATTTTATGGGCTATCTGTGGATTCGCCAGGAAGATGGCGTCATCACTATCGGTATTAACGAGGACGGTTTGGAAGATTTTGAAGAAATCTCATCTGTAGAGCTTCCGGCGGAACAAGAAAAGATCGATGCAGACGTTGTTATTGGCACCTTAGAAACCGACGATGGTCCATTGGACATCTACTCTCCTGTTTCTGGGACGGTTATCGAGGTCAACACTCAGGTTATTGAAGATCCGTCTCTTATTGTGGAAGACCCTTACGAAGAAGGTTGGCTGATTCGCGTTGAGGCTGATGAAGACTACGACGACGAGGATGAAGACGAAGAAGATGATGACGACGATGATGATGAGGATGAAGACGATTACGAAGATGACGAAGACTAAGCGTCGTTAAATAAAAAAAGCCCCAGAAATGGGGCTTTTTAATTTTAAGAACAACAACGTCACCTGTGTCCCCTCTTCCCTCCGATAAGGTTGATAAGGAAGCTGATCACTGCCAAAGCCAGGAACACCATCAATAAAAGACGTCCGATTTCCATCGACATCCCTGCGATTCCTGAAGCTCCGAAGATGAACGCGACGATTGCGATAATAAAGAAGATAATCGCAGCTCTAAGCATTAGGACCTCCTTTGAGTAAAGCTCACGTACACTCTTATTATGGCTTGATAGAACGACCTGTTAAAGACTCATTGAACTCGTGTGTTCACATACAAATCAGAAGTGACCCCGAAGTCAGTTTTTGTTACACCTAGTTCATGAAAACAGCCCGATTTGAAAACTTAATCCTCTATGCCATCTGCACATTGATCTGGGGATCAACATATTTGGTCATCACCTTTCAAGTCGATGCGGCATCACCAATCACATCCGTGTTTTGGCGCTTTCTTCTGGCTGCGGCTTTGCTTTTCGGATTTTGTATTTTTAAAAAACAGAATCTTCGCTATCACCGACAAGAGCATGTCCTGTTTGCCCTTCAAGGCATTTTTATGTTTTCGGTAAATTATATGCTGACTTATATCGCCGAAACGATGATCAGCTCGGGACTGGCAGCGCTGACATTCACGTCTCTCATCTATTATAATATGTTTGGGATGCGGGTCTTCTTCAAAAAGCCGATCACCCGCAACGTGATTCTTGGTTCTTTATTGGGTGGCCTGGGCATCATCTTTATTTTTCTAAACGAAATACTGCACTTTGATTCAAACTCGAAAACCATCATGGGCTTACTCATCGGGTTCCTGGCATCCATGTCAGCTTCGACGGGCAATATGGTGGCACAAAAAAGCTATCAATTGCGCATCCCGGTTTTGATCACAAATACTTGGGGCATGCTTTACGGAAGCCTTTTCACATTGCTGGTCGTTTTTATAAATGGGGATAGTCTGGAAATTCCGCTCAACGCACGCTTCTTAAGTGCTCTTCTTTATCTGGCTCTTTTCGGATCAGTGATTGCCTTCGGTGCCTATCTTTCCCTGGCTGGTAAAATTGGCGCGGAAAAAGCGGCTTATACGAGTGTGATTTCTCCTATTATAGCCATCACACTCTCGAGCTTTTTTGAAAACTTCATATGGACGCCGTATATTATTACCGGCGTCGCGCTATGTCTTTTAGGAAATATACTTACTTTAACGAAGCGGATCGAATTACCAAAGCTTCGATTCAATCGATAAATAAACGATCACACCTGTTTCGTGATCTTCGGCAGAGGGGCCTATACCCAAAAGGGCGCCAATACCTGGAACGATTTCCGTTTCTTGGCCAGCCTGAAAGGCCGAGCGAATTCCCGGTACCACATAATATGTGGAAGCCGCGGTTTTCATGTCAGGTCCGATAACGGATTCATTGCTGTTGAATACAAATTCACAAAGAAAATTTGTCTTAGGTGTGTAATTGTAGATCACACTCGAACCAAAGTTGAATCCGAAAACATTTGCCGTATCTTCGTTAGAATCTTGCGCGTTGGGAGTGTAAGTGAAACCTGCATTCCAATGATTCGTCCAACGATCGTTAATCGCGATAGAAACGGCCTGGTTAAATTGCACACCTACAGCGCCCGAACCAAAACCTTTCTTGAAATCGCCGGTAGGCAAAATCAAAGAAAGTCTTGGGGCCATCGCCAGCATTTCCGTATTCAAGAGCTGATACCTATAATTTAAAAGAATATCGCCAATCTGCGTTTCATCATTTTGTCCCGCATCGCCCGTTTGCTTCATGACCGGAACAACAAAGGAAAACTGGTGAGTTTCATCTGTAATAGGGATTTCACTCGTAAAATTGTAAGTCCAGTCGTTCGTTGGGTTCATATGTTGGTAGGTCTGAATGAACTGAACAACACCGGGCTCCTGATTATAGGCTTCCTCGATCAAGAACGAATTGTCCTTAACCTGAGCCTGAGCCAAAGATGTCATCATCAATGCAAAAATATTCAAAACGGCGAAATTGCGCATGGTTTCTCCTGAGAGTGTTTCGAATATCTTTTCTTGAAGTTGCGGGAAAATCTACGTGGTACTAACATCACCGCAAAGAACAAAACTTTAGGAGGGGTTTTCTTACTTTGTTCGCTTAATTATATGATATCCAAAACGAGTTCGCACCGGCTTAGCCACTGTTTCATCGACCTTTAAAGCAAAAGCCGCTTCCTCGAAATCTTGATCCATACGGCCTGGTCCAAAAACTCCCAAATCTCCCCCCTGCGCCCCGGAAGGGCAGGTTGAATAACGTTTGGCCAATTCCTCAAAACTTTTTCCCAAGTTCAAGGCTCGCAAGACATCTTCGGCTTCATATTGATGCTTCACTAGAACGTGACTGGCGCGAATTTTCATGTCGCCATTTTACTAAGAGTCTACAAAAATGTCACCGAAAAGCGTTTTTTCGCCTTATTCAATCCATAAGAAAATCTTTGGCCGTCAGCTCGCGGTTTTATATTTTTCATCTGAGAGCCTCATCGTTTCAGCCTGAAACGGTCTTCCTTTTTGAAAAAGTGGGTCGTCAATCTTGCAAGGTCATTCATAAAAAGAAGGGAAAAATATTATGGCTATCAATCCGTACGTGATCGAACAAACATCTTCCGGCGAGCGCAGTTATGACATTTACTCTCGCCTACTTAAAGACCGGATCATCATTCTGGGGTCGGCTGTCACTGACGAGGTGGCAACGTTGCTTATTGCGCAGATTTTGTTTCTGGAGGTCAATGATCCCGATAAAGACATCCATCTTTATATTAACTCACCGGGTGGCTCGGTTTCGGCGGGAATGGCTCTCTATGATATCATGCAGTTCGTGAAGTGCGATATCGCCACCTATTGCCTGGGTATGGCCGCGAGTATGGGATCTCTTCTGCTCACCGCTGGCACCCCGGGGAAGCGCTACGCAATGCCTAACAGCCGCATTCTTTTACATCAGCCCCACTTGGGTGACGGAGGCTTGGGTGGTCAAGTCACCGACATCGAAATTCATGCGAAAGAACTGGTCCGCACAAAGAAGAAGATGACCCAAATTTACTCTCATCACACGGGAAAAAAGACCGAGTTTTTGGCTAAAGTTATGGAGCGCGACTACTATCTGAGCGCAGAAGACGCCAAAAACTTCGGTGTAATCGATCAGGTAATTCCGGCCAGGAAAAACCACTTTAAGGCCACCGGTTAGGCGGTTAGGGGAAGTGCCAATTCCCCTCCCTACAAACTTTGGACCTGCCCACACTCTACGCTCTTAAAAGGTCTTGTTAAGCCGGGAGTACGGCCTCACACTATAAGTGCGAAGACTCCACTTAATTAGAATTTTAGGAACCGAGGAGGGGGGCGCTTGAGTGCCGTTTATTATTTAACTACCGGCAAACAGAAGCTGGGTCCTTTGACCGAGAAGAACATCATCGACGGTGTTCGTAGCGGAAAGATCAGCCTTTTTGACATGATTCTAAATAACCAAACCGGTGAATGGATGATGTTAGCACAACATCCGGACTTTTCTGATCTGGACGAATCTAACGAAAGCAGTGGCACCTCCGAGTACGGCAACCATTTGGCCGTCGGCCTTATCTCTGATCAGGAGTCCGACGAAAAATTGGATCTGCCGGACTTCATCACTCCTGATAACTTTCCGATTTTGACCCCCGTCTACTGGTATGAAAAAGACAAAGCCAATCACCGTTTGAAGTATTTGGATGTTTTAGAGCTGATTCACTCGCAAAAACTGTCTGAACAAAGTCTGATCTCAAAAAATCCCCATGGGCCCTGGCAACCCGTCATTAGCTGGGACGAATTTTCACCGAAGTCCTTAGACGACTACAAGCGGGCCTCGAATGAAAGTTTGCCAGATGTTCATATCCGTCGAAAAGCTCAACGCTTCAATTGCGGAAAAGTCTTTGTCGCCCTTTCAAGAAAGGGCACCGGCTTTCAAGTTTTCTGCGCTGACATATCTAAAACGGGACTTGGTTTTTTGGTTCGCGCTGCCAAGTGCGATCTGAATGAAGAACTGATGATTAAATTCGACGACACCTTGCAGGACAGTAAATTCGATGCCAAAGGAACTGTCGTCTCGATCCGCAAGGTGAAGCTTCCGGGGGCAGACAGTGTCTACATTCGCTATGGCGTTCGGTTCACTGCCCTTTCAGAAGCTGGCAAAAAATATATTTTGAGTGTGACGAAAGCCTAAAGTGAAACTACGGTTGCAGGGTTCTGACAAACGCTTCGACCTGCGGCAAAATCTGATCAATTTCACTTTCATGAAAATTCAAGCTGGGACGAATCACCTCTGGAGGCATCTGCTTGGTCTTCAGTTTCGTCCAAAAAGTGCTTTCAAAAGGATTTTCAGAAGTTAACATTCCACCTTTCATTTCAAGAATCATCTCTTTGCTGTTAGATTTCTGAAACTGTGAGTGGCACATGGCGCAGTTCTTTTTCAAAAATGGCAGAAGAGGCGCAAAGGCTTGCAAAGTCTTTTCTGAAACGGTCTCGACAGACGGTTGGGTGGGGTCCATCTGGGCTTTCTTTCCGGAAGAGATTCTTAGAACCGCCCCGTTTTTATCATCAAGAACAATAATAGATCCGTCGTTCATTATCGTCAGTCCGGTCGGGGCACCTCGTGGGCGCAGGCCTTCTTGGGCTTTCCAATTAAAGACCACCTCTTGATATTCGGTAGAGGTCGGCACACCCAACTCATCCGTTGGATAAGCGACAATGCGCTGACCGTATTTCTGATATCCGTGCCAGCCCACCAGAAGTTTGTTTTTAAGCTGTGGCAACAATTCGGACCTGTAGTACAGAAGTCCCAAAGGAGCCGTGTGCGCGGGCATGAACACCTTTGGCAAAGCGTAGTTCTTCGCGCACATTTCTGATGAAACCGATTTTGTAAAATTGGGTGCCACCTCGCCTCGAGAATGACAGTAAGGCCAGCCGTAATGCTTGCCCTCTTCCAAAATATTAAGTTCTTCGTAAGGGCGTTCTTCATTCGCCAGATCAAGTCCGTTTTCACCCTGAATCACAAGTCCTGACACGGGATGCACCGCCAATGCCATAGAATTTCTAAGTCCGCGCGCAAAAGGAGCGATTTTAACGGCCTTTCTTTGGGTGTCGTTACTCAGAGTCACTTTCCAAACCGCGGCACTGGCCAAAGGGCTTTCCGCCTGGATGCATTTCCCATTGCCATCCACAGTTTTTAGACCCGAACCGCAGTCATCTGAGGGCGCTCCTACGTTGATGTACATTTCGGTGAAATCACGATTTGTTGCCATTTGAATAAGAGGATGTTTGTTTTTATTTTTCGAAGCCATGGAATTATAACTTCCCGCACTCGCATATTCGTCTTTGCGGAAAATAGACTTTGCGAAATCATCCACAACAACTTCGACCTCAGAATCAATATTGAACTGACCCGTTTGTGGATGGCGCGGCTGAAATCGAATCACTGCGGTTGGTGTTCCGACGTAAAGACGGCCCTCAGGGTCCATCACAATTCCATTTGGCGTCGTTAATTTTTTGGTTGGAAACAGATTTATGACCACGGTCTTTTCTTCACCGCCAGATCCTTTGCCGCGGTAGATGGCGTACACTGTACCGCGCCCGTATGCCCAGCCGCCCATCTCTGTGACGTAAAGAACACCCTCTTTGGATTGCACGGCATAGCGAGGCATCTTGAATCCCTCTTTTTTTCCTGCCACTATTCCAACACACAGACCTTCAAGAGTCCCCACGCTGATCTGAGGAAAGCCGTCACAAAGAGTGGCCGAGTCCAATTTGTAACCCGAATTTTCAAAAACCTCTGCCTGCGCCTGCGCACCACAGAACGCCATCACAAGAATGACCCATTTCGAGACAAAAGTTTTGATACTCATAGCTCATCCTTCCGAAAATCTTTTCACAAAAGAATGAAGCAAAAGGCACGCCTCCTTATCTTAATCATAATCTCTATAAATGCCTCAATGCGGGATAGCCCTGTCAGAGCGACAAACTTTGCCGACGCCCAACCTTGGGCACGACGATAAGACGACTGCAAAAAAGTGAGGCTAGGAGTCTCAGACCCCGGCGGAACAGAAGCCCTCTTTGGGGTCCTGCGTTTGATAGCATCTAAGTTATTAGCAATTCTAAGAAAAAAAGATCCGGAAACCTCGACTCAAGATGAGGCTTGTCGCATTTTTTGCGAGTGAAATGTCCGTTTCTTTGCAAAAATAAAAAAAAGATCTGCGCGTTCGCCGGGAGTTCTTGAATGAAAAATAATAAGATAAGAAGCTTTCTGGCACTGTCGGTGATTTATCTTATTCTTTGCTTCTTCTATTCTAATTGCGCACGCACCGAAGAATCGCGTTCTCCGGCGTCTATGGGCATTATCACTCAGTAATTTAAAAAATTAAAACTTGTGACGATGAAGAATAAGTCCGTGGCTAGGATCATAGGGTGATACGCCTAAGCTGACCCGATCGCCCACGACGACTTTGATGTTAAATCTTTTCATCTTGCCGCAAAGGCGAGCTTTTACTGTGATGCCATTTTCAAGAGTGACCGAATAAACTCCGCCCCCTGAAAGATCGACGACTTTTCCTTCTACGTTAACCAAATCATCTTTTGCCATTTAGTACCTCTAAAAAAAAAGGCAGGTTGGCGAAACGCCAACTTGCCATTTTACGATCCAACTAAAAAAATTAAAAAGAACGGCGCGAACTGAAACCGCCGCTACGACGACTTGCCATAGTGCGATTTTCTTGAGGTCTAGCCTCAGCAACGCTCAT
The window above is part of the Bdellovibrio sp. ArHS genome. Proteins encoded here:
- a CDS encoding tRNA (cytidine(34)-2'-O)-methyltransferase; translation: MPSSASSKLFRIVLIEPEIPQNTGNIGRTCVATNCELHIVGKMGFEINDTNLKRAGLDYWPHLTYHRHETFADWWSKVEDTSRLWLFTTKTKRTYFEPKFQPGDWFVFGKETKGLDPELLLKYPAQTVTIPMIGEGARSLNLATSVAIAAYEGLRQINYSK
- a CDS encoding gamma-glutamylcyclotransferase family protein yields the protein MTTTRFFVYGSFCEGMVHFNKIKNFLESSVLARVKATAYRLKVGFPAIVKAGGDLVPGQLVELKSSELLLSLMDEFHGFNRHNPDQSLYSREEVEVYPEGASSSVRAWIYFLNPLKLPVNAAVIPGGDWKRSIQEQPTLTSKLSEKQVTYIQRLGKSTGREIVPIDLTLYRELMNLELIVDKGRRLALSKLGQEVYRHLA
- a CDS encoding P-II family nitrogen regulator, with the protein product MKKIEAIIKPFKLDDVVDALSEVGVEGITVSEVRGFGRQKGRTEVYKGAEYVVDFLPKIKIEVVLPDVLVDNAVEAIRKTAHTGKIGDGKIFVIPVETALRIRTGERDEQAL
- the glnA gene encoding type I glutamate--ammonia ligase translates to MTGKDVLKFANEKGAKMVDLKFCDMIGTWQHLTVPLHQLTDETFENGFGFDGSSIRGWRGIEESDMIIMPDPTTAMMDPFMQVPTLSIICDVCLPETLQPYNRDPRQVVKKAIAYMQSTGIADTAYFGPEAEFFIFDDVRYEQTSNSAFYMIDSDEAAWNTGRDEGGRNLGYKVRSKEGYFPALPTDTQQDLRTEICLELERCGMQVERHHHEVASAGQGEINFRFDTALNMGDKMMWFKYIVKNVAKRYGKTATFMPKPVFGDNGSGMHIHMSLWKDGKNLFAGNKYAGLSEMALYYIGGVLKHAPALCGIINPTTNSYKRLVPGFEAPTKLAYSFKNRSAAMRIPNSGPNPKARRIEFRTPDPTANIYLAEAAILMAGLDGIINKIHPGDPLDKDIYGLPPQEAAAIPSVPGTLEESLMNLQANCSFLKKGDVFTDDLIENWIQYKIDKEVRPVQQRPVPYEFHLYYDC
- a CDS encoding glycine cleavage system protein H: MASDDVRNFMGYLWIRQEDGVITIGINEDGLEDFEEISSVELPAEQEKIDADVVIGTLETDDGPLDIYSPVSGTVIEVNTQVIEDPSLIVEDPYEEGWLIRVEADEDYDDEDEDEEDDDDDDDEDEDDYEDDED
- a CDS encoding DUF1328 family protein, whose translation is MLRAAIIFFIIAIVAFIFGASGIAGMSMEIGRLLLMVFLALAVISFLINLIGGKRGHR
- a CDS encoding EamA family transporter, with amino-acid sequence MKTARFENLILYAICTLIWGSTYLVITFQVDAASPITSVFWRFLLAAALLFGFCIFKKQNLRYHRQEHVLFALQGIFMFSVNYMLTYIAETMISSGLAALTFTSLIYYNMFGMRVFFKKPITRNVILGSLLGGLGIIFIFLNEILHFDSNSKTIMGLLIGFLASMSASTGNMVAQKSYQLRIPVLITNTWGMLYGSLFTLLVVFINGDSLEIPLNARFLSALLYLALFGSVIAFGAYLSLAGKIGAEKAAYTSVISPIIAITLSSFFENFIWTPYIITGVALCLLGNILTLTKRIELPKLRFNR
- a CDS encoding transporter, giving the protein MRNFAVLNIFALMMTSLAQAQVKDNSFLIEEAYNQEPGVVQFIQTYQHMNPTNDWTYNFTSEIPITDETHQFSFVVPVMKQTGDAGQNDETQIGDILLNYRYQLLNTEMLAMAPRLSLILPTGDFKKGFGSGAVGVQFNQAVSIAINDRWTNHWNAGFTYTPNAQDSNEDTANVFGFNFGSSVIYNYTPKTNFLCEFVFNSNESVIGPDMKTAASTYYVVPGIRSAFQAGQETEIVPGIGALLGIGPSAEDHETGVIVYLSIESKLW
- a CDS encoding peptidylprolyl isomerase is translated as MKIRASHVLVKHQYEAEDVLRALNLGKSFEELAKRYSTCPSGAQGGDLGVFGPGRMDQDFEEAAFALKVDETVAKPVRTRFGYHIIKRTK
- a CDS encoding ATP-dependent Clp protease proteolytic subunit produces the protein MAINPYVIEQTSSGERSYDIYSRLLKDRIIILGSAVTDEVATLLIAQILFLEVNDPDKDIHLYINSPGGSVSAGMALYDIMQFVKCDIATYCLGMAASMGSLLLTAGTPGKRYAMPNSRILLHQPHLGDGGLGGQVTDIEIHAKELVRTKKKMTQIYSHHTGKKTEFLAKVMERDYYLSAEDAKNFGVIDQVIPARKNHFKATG
- a CDS encoding PilZ domain-containing protein gives rise to the protein MSAVYYLTTGKQKLGPLTEKNIIDGVRSGKISLFDMILNNQTGEWMMLAQHPDFSDLDESNESSGTSEYGNHLAVGLISDQESDEKLDLPDFITPDNFPILTPVYWYEKDKANHRLKYLDVLELIHSQKLSEQSLISKNPHGPWQPVISWDEFSPKSLDDYKRASNESLPDVHIRRKAQRFNCGKVFVALSRKGTGFQVFCADISKTGLGFLVRAAKCDLNEELMIKFDDTLQDSKFDAKGTVVSIRKVKLPGADSVYIRYGVRFTALSEAGKKYILSVTKA
- a CDS encoding PQQ-dependent sugar dehydrogenase, producing MSIKTFVSKWVILVMAFCGAQAQAEVFENSGYKLDSATLCDGFPQISVGTLEGLCVGIVAGKKEGFKMPRYAVQSKEGVLYVTEMGGWAYGRGTVYAIYRGKGSGGEEKTVVINLFPTKKLTTPNGIVMDPEGRLYVGTPTAVIRFQPRHPQTGQFNIDSEVEVVVDDFAKSIFRKDEYASAGSYNSMASKNKNKHPLIQMATNRDFTEMYINVGAPSDDCGSGLKTVDGNGKCIQAESPLASAAVWKVTLSNDTQRKAVKIAPFARGLRNSMALAVHPVSGLVIQGENGLDLANEERPYEELNILEEGKHYGWPYCHSRGEVAPNFTKSVSSEMCAKNYALPKVFMPAHTAPLGLLYYRSELLPQLKNKLLVGWHGYQKYGQRIVAYPTDELGVPTSTEYQEVVFNWKAQEGLRPRGAPTGLTIMNDGSIIVLDDKNGAVLRISSGKKAQMDPTQPSVETVSEKTLQAFAPLLPFLKKNCAMCHSQFQKSNSKEMILEMKGGMLTSENPFESTFWTKLKTKQMPPEVIRPSLNFHESEIDQILPQVEAFVRTLQP
- the infA gene encoding translation initiation factor IF-1, whose translation is MAKDDLVNVEGKVVDLSGGGVYSVTLENGITVKARLCGKMKRFNIKVVVGDRVSLGVSPYDPSHGLILHRHKF